A section of the Flavobacterium ardleyense genome encodes:
- a CDS encoding Ig-like domain-containing protein: MMKNYNLLVRYFKTTIKTQNSDAIDLDQFAKSTNTRGYLNIGLLLSFFIVSVFTTMAFAQASVYTFAQSNGTYNAITGGTVVTTSTNGTPSLDSYVSGALTIPAFKFAGATYTQMYVTSNGQISLGTTAPSSYTYTVLSSATGNNVFLAPLSGDLNGNPSTIAEIRYETIGNEIVVQWKNFQRYGVTENINFQVRMNTVTDVIKFVYDGTPPYGAATSYQPQVGIKSGADVYHALTVAAAGGSWNNPVNITSGIVSGSVATFSGNVGPTSGLTYTWTPGIAVAPNCAINFAPINAAVNVARNPTLTWASGGGNATSYDVYFGTSATPAFIANQVGSSYTPTAPLISNTTYYWKIVPKNTTGEGTACTVNSFTTGSSLPYCIPSSTSSATFINNFSTTLGTTNISNTSGYTTGGYQDNFSSTGVTAVATGSFNFNFSVTGGTLGAAIWVDWSNNGTFEATERVFVTTGYGSGPYSNSITIPAGTVPGDYRMRVMVDYNSSAPSNPCMTANARTETEDYKITVGAQNSCNGTPTAATISTSQTNICVSGTATLTAIVPPSTEAGFTYQWYNSAGIVTGATGLTFTTPILSSPESYYIKTTCSTSGLTANSNTVAIFITNPSVVTNTAGNRCGTGTVNLSATASAGANINWYANATGGAPLFTGNNFTTPSIATTTTYYVAASEGATAESAAKPSSTGTDGSFVFTNYGILFNSTIAATLSSTVIYPTGTGTVTIALYDSAGVELASTPAVAVTGSGISTPVTVPLNFTINPGTGYRLLLKNYTGITGLIRDFTNVFPYNSTNTSVTGGWAGSSSTAYYFFYNLQVTTGCSSARTAVIATVSNPPVLALSATNAAICSGSSTALLTVTTGGTDYDSYVWSPSAGVTGNSTTGWTFNPTATTTYTLNATQSTGNLCGATATYQVTVNPLPSALTISPVTSTICANQIQTLAAFGGQLTVMAKIGSGAAANTVSTPFKNNWGGAKTQAIYTAAELSAIGLQAGQSITSVGYVALSSAAAILNGFTVKAGLVPSASLGTSFSTAATTTILAPTAYTPAGTGNIDFPLSTPLVWDGVSHLLIETCFNNNDYGSGLSTSVESSVVASGLNIYFSDDAQSDICSNPGFPSATTTRPNLRISASLNSAISWSPISNLYSDAAATIPYAGGNSTMVYVKNNTAGSQVYTATATTAITGCTATATTTITTTATDAPTALAQTFCGGSTVADLVATGTAVQWYAAENGGTALANTVVLATGTYYVSQTINACESARTSVSVTVNTTPAPISIGKVTFCAENPTVGMLTLFDAELNSQFYLSATGGTALASDVVLSNGTYYVSHTVNNCESTRTSFLVEIDLLTPPTASAQTFCAGATVADLVASEAAIRWYSELVGGTPLLDTTLLVSGTYYVSVFSFECESTRTAVEVTVNGRPTATITRVDDTLSVYEANATYQWVSCGDTQTPIAGATSQTYTATAVGSYAVIVTSQNGCSATSECFDITTLSNKTFDAAKLGYYPNPVTDVLTVSHTDIISSIQVFDIAGRILRNMKVNSTEATVDMVNMPAAVYIVKVFTDNTSGEFKVVKK; this comes from the coding sequence ATGATGAAAAACTACAATTTGCTCGTCCGTTATTTTAAAACGACGATCAAAACCCAAAATTCTGATGCAATTGATCTAGATCAATTTGCAAAATCAACCAACACGCGAGGCTACCTAAATATAGGTTTATTGCTTAGCTTCTTTATTGTCTCTGTTTTCACTACAATGGCTTTTGCTCAAGCATCCGTTTATACTTTTGCCCAGAGCAATGGTACTTATAATGCTATTACTGGCGGAACAGTGGTTACAACCTCTACAAATGGAACGCCTAGTCTTGACTCTTACGTATCAGGCGCCTTAACTATACCAGCATTTAAATTTGCTGGTGCGACATACACTCAAATGTACGTTACTTCTAACGGACAGATATCCTTAGGTACGACGGCTCCATCTTCTTATACCTATACGGTTTTATCTTCAGCAACAGGTAATAATGTTTTTTTAGCCCCACTTAGTGGCGACTTAAATGGCAATCCTTCAACCATTGCTGAAATTAGATATGAAACTATTGGTAATGAAATTGTAGTACAGTGGAAAAATTTTCAGAGGTATGGTGTAACTGAAAATATAAACTTTCAGGTACGAATGAATACTGTGACAGATGTTATCAAATTTGTTTATGATGGTACTCCACCTTATGGAGCTGCAACATCATACCAACCACAAGTTGGAATAAAAAGTGGCGCTGATGTTTACCACGCTTTAACAGTTGCGGCTGCGGGAGGTAGTTGGAACAATCCTGTTAACATCACTTCGGGAATTGTATCTGGCAGTGTTGCAACTTTTTCTGGTAACGTAGGGCCTACCTCAGGTTTGACGTACACTTGGACTCCGGGAATCGCAGTTGCTCCTAACTGCGCAATTAATTTTGCTCCTATTAACGCAGCAGTTAATGTGGCTAGAAATCCAACTTTAACGTGGGCAAGTGGTGGTGGAAACGCGACTTCTTACGATGTGTATTTCGGAACCTCCGCAACTCCAGCATTTATAGCAAATCAGGTAGGGTCTTCTTATACTCCAACTGCTCCTTTAATTTCAAATACAACTTATTACTGGAAAATTGTTCCTAAAAATACCACAGGAGAAGGGACAGCTTGTACTGTAAATTCTTTTACAACAGGTTCATCTCTTCCGTATTGCATACCTTCTTCGACAAGTAGTGCAACTTTTATAAATAACTTTTCTACAACATTAGGTACGACAAATATTTCAAATACTTCTGGCTATACTACTGGTGGTTATCAAGATAATTTTTCAAGTACAGGTGTTACCGCTGTTGCTACAGGATCATTCAACTTTAATTTTTCCGTAACAGGTGGTACTCTTGGTGCTGCTATTTGGGTTGATTGGAGTAATAATGGAACTTTTGAAGCGACTGAGAGAGTATTTGTTACTACAGGTTATGGTAGCGGTCCTTATTCAAACTCTATAACTATTCCTGCTGGAACGGTACCTGGGGATTATAGAATGAGAGTTATGGTAGATTACAACAGTTCGGCTCCATCAAATCCTTGTATGACTGCCAATGCCAGAACTGAAACTGAGGATTATAAAATTACTGTAGGAGCTCAAAACTCATGTAATGGTACTCCAACCGCTGCAACAATTTCAACTTCTCAAACTAATATTTGTGTATCTGGAACAGCCACTTTAACTGCTATAGTTCCACCTTCAACAGAAGCCGGATTTACTTATCAGTGGTATAATTCTGCTGGAATTGTTACAGGTGCTACTGGTCTAACTTTCACAACGCCAATTTTGTCATCACCTGAGAGTTATTATATCAAAACTACATGTAGTACTAGTGGTTTGACTGCAAACTCTAATACCGTTGCAATTTTTATCACAAATCCTTCAGTAGTAACAAACACTGCAGGTAACAGATGTGGTACTGGTACTGTAAATTTAAGTGCTACAGCAAGTGCTGGCGCAAACATTAATTGGTACGCTAACGCGACTGGCGGGGCACCGCTTTTTACGGGGAATAATTTTACTACTCCATCAATTGCTACCACAACTACCTATTATGTGGCGGCTAGTGAAGGTGCTACTGCAGAAAGTGCTGCAAAACCATCATCTACAGGAACAGATGGAAGTTTTGTTTTCACAAACTACGGTATTCTTTTCAATTCAACTATCGCTGCTACTTTAAGTTCAACTGTTATTTACCCAACAGGAACGGGAACTGTAACAATTGCTCTATACGATTCTGCTGGTGTTGAATTAGCATCTACGCCTGCGGTTGCAGTTACTGGTTCGGGAATTTCAACTCCAGTTACCGTGCCGCTAAATTTCACTATAAATCCAGGTACAGGCTACCGTTTATTATTAAAAAATTACACTGGAATTACCGGTTTGATTAGAGATTTTACAAATGTATTCCCTTACAACTCTACAAATACTTCTGTAACAGGAGGCTGGGCTGGAAGTTCAAGTACGGCTTATTATTTCTTTTATAATCTTCAAGTAACTACAGGATGTTCATCTGCAAGAACTGCAGTAATAGCAACTGTTAGTAATCCTCCCGTTTTAGCGCTAAGCGCAACCAATGCAGCAATCTGTTCAGGTTCATCTACAGCTTTGCTTACGGTAACTACTGGTGGTACTGATTATGATTCTTACGTGTGGTCTCCAAGTGCTGGAGTAACAGGCAATAGTACTACAGGATGGACTTTTAATCCTACAGCAACTACTACCTACACTCTTAATGCTACACAATCAACAGGAAACTTATGTGGTGCAACTGCAACTTACCAAGTAACAGTAAACCCATTACCTTCTGCATTGACAATTAGTCCAGTGACATCTACAATTTGTGCAAATCAAATTCAAACATTAGCTGCCTTTGGTGGACAGCTTACAGTTATGGCAAAAATAGGTAGTGGTGCTGCTGCAAATACAGTTTCAACACCATTTAAAAATAACTGGGGTGGAGCGAAAACGCAAGCAATCTATACTGCTGCTGAATTATCAGCAATTGGTTTACAAGCTGGGCAAAGCATTACCTCTGTTGGTTATGTTGCTTTAAGTAGTGCTGCCGCTATATTAAATGGATTTACGGTCAAAGCAGGTTTAGTGCCAAGTGCATCTTTAGGAACATCATTCTCTACAGCTGCCACTACGACTATTTTAGCACCAACAGCCTACACGCCAGCAGGAACAGGAAACATAGATTTCCCACTCTCAACTCCATTAGTTTGGGATGGTGTATCTCATTTATTAATTGAAACTTGTTTCAATAATAATGACTATGGTTCAGGGTTGAGTACTTCTGTAGAATCTAGTGTAGTAGCAAGTGGACTAAATATTTATTTCTCTGACGACGCTCAAAGTGATATTTGTTCAAATCCAGGGTTTCCAAGTGCTACTACTACAAGGCCAAATCTAAGAATATCTGCATCTCTGAATTCAGCGATTTCGTGGTCTCCAATCTCAAATTTATACTCTGATGCAGCGGCAACAATTCCTTATGCCGGTGGAAACAGCACTATGGTATATGTAAAAAATAATACTGCAGGATCTCAAGTATATACTGCAACTGCAACTACTGCAATAACAGGATGTACTGCAACCGCTACAACCACAATTACAACAACTGCAACTGACGCACCAACGGCGTTGGCACAAACTTTTTGCGGTGGATCGACCGTTGCTGATTTAGTAGCTACTGGAACAGCCGTTCAGTGGTATGCTGCTGAAAATGGTGGGACAGCTTTAGCAAATACAGTCGTATTAGCTACAGGAACTTATTATGTTTCACAAACTATCAACGCGTGCGAAAGTGCAAGAACTTCTGTTTCAGTTACAGTAAATACAACGCCTGCACCAATTTCTATAGGAAAGGTTACATTCTGTGCAGAGAATCCAACTGTTGGTATGCTTACCTTATTTGATGCTGAACTTAATTCTCAATTCTATCTAAGCGCGACTGGAGGAACTGCATTGGCTTCTGATGTTGTGTTATCAAATGGGACTTATTATGTTTCTCATACAGTTAATAACTGCGAAAGTACAAGAACATCATTTTTAGTAGAAATTGATTTACTTACACCACCTACAGCCTCTGCCCAAACATTCTGTGCAGGAGCAACAGTTGCTGATTTGGTTGCTAGTGAAGCTGCTATCAGATGGTATTCAGAATTAGTTGGCGGAACGCCACTGCTAGATACTACATTACTAGTATCAGGTACTTATTATGTATCAGTATTTTCTTTTGAATGTGAAAGTACAAGAACAGCTGTAGAAGTTACAGTTAACGGACGTCCTACAGCTACAATTACTAGAGTTGATGATACACTTTCTGTATATGAGGCAAATGCAACCTATCAGTGGGTTTCTTGTGGAGATACTCAAACTCCAATTGCTGGAGCAACTTCACAAACATATACTGCAACTGCTGTAGGTAGTTATGCAGTAATAGTAACTTCTCAAAACGGTTGTAGCGCTACAAGTGAATGTTTTGATATCACTACTTTGTCGAACAAAACATTTGATGCTGCGAAACTTGGATATTATCCAAATCCTGTAACAGATGTATTGACCGTAAGTCATACAGATATTATTTCAAGTATTCAAGTTTTTGATATTGCTGGAAGAATTCTTAGAAATATGAAAGTTAATTCAACCGAAGCTACAGTTGATATGGTAAATATGCCAGCTGCTGTTTACATCGTGAAAGTATTTACAGACAATACTTCTGGTGAATTTAAAGTGGTTAAGAAATAA
- a CDS encoding acyl-CoA thioesterase — protein sequence MNIDQRIAESETRIFKAVFPNTTNHYDTLFGGTAMHLMDEVAFITATRFSRQVMVTVSSDRIDFKKPIPAGTIIELVGKVVHIGNTSLKVSVEIFIEQMYSDSREKAVSGQFSFVAIDENKNPVKILGDSEIFGN from the coding sequence ATGAACATTGACCAAAGAATTGCAGAATCCGAAACACGAATTTTTAAGGCAGTTTTTCCTAACACAACCAACCATTACGATACTCTTTTTGGTGGTACTGCCATGCATTTGATGGATGAAGTTGCCTTTATCACTGCAACGCGATTTAGCCGCCAAGTGATGGTAACGGTGAGCAGTGACCGAATTGATTTTAAGAAACCTATTCCAGCAGGAACTATTATCGAACTAGTGGGCAAAGTGGTTCATATTGGTAACACTAGTTTAAAAGTAAGCGTAGAAATTTTTATCGAGCAGATGTATTCTGATTCAAGAGAAAAAGCAGTTAGTGGTCAATTTTCATTTGTAGCCATTGACGAAAATAAAAATCCTGTCAAAATTCTAGGAGATTCGGAAATATTTGGAAATTAA
- a CDS encoding PUR family DNA/RNA-binding protein — translation MRESEMLEKEEIFSKVLRAGRRTYFFDVRSTKADDYYITITESKKFTEEDGSFHFKKHKIYLYKEDFNAFSDILEQMTSYVLNHKGEEVISERHQKDFKKEYVLEDTSEEFQPASAFTNISFEDI, via the coding sequence ATGAGAGAAAGTGAGATGTTAGAAAAAGAAGAAATTTTTTCTAAAGTATTAAGAGCAGGGAGAAGAACGTACTTTTTTGATGTGCGATCTACAAAAGCAGATGATTATTATATCACGATAACCGAAAGCAAAAAATTTACCGAAGAAGACGGTTCTTTTCATTTCAAGAAACATAAAATATATCTCTACAAAGAAGATTTTAATGCATTTTCGGATATTTTGGAACAGATGACATCGTATGTTTTAAATCATAAAGGTGAAGAAGTAATTTCTGAAAGACATCAGAAAGATTTCAAAAAAGAATATGTTTTAGAAGATACTTCAGAAGAATTTCAACCTGCAAGTGCCTTTACTAATATCAGTTTTGAAGATATATAA